The following coding sequences lie in one Mesorhizobium sp. NZP2298 genomic window:
- the yidC gene encoding membrane protein insertase YidC yields the protein MENNRNFFITIALSVLILTLWQVFYMNPRVEAQREAARVEQQRVEEQKKAAEAANPGAGTPAPAPGAIPNAPGGDTVTAAGRDQALAASKRVKIDTPSLEGSINLTGARLDDLKLKHYTETVDKNSPEIELLNPSTLPTGYFAEIGFVGNDKTGTVPGADTVWSIEGNPTLTPSTPVTLTYTNDKGLTFKRTFSVDGDYMFTVSDTVQNAGSSAVSLSNYGRVTRYDKPAVASTYVLHEGLIGFTGAEGLQEHKYASIEKDKEVKPGKSTDGWLGITDKYWAVTVVPSEKQPFQPRFGYFVDGRHRYQSDFLTDPINVDAGQSATVETEVFAGAKEVAKINAYAEDRHIKRFDLLIDWGWFHFITKPMFWLIDTLYKFLGNFGLAILATTVIVKAIFFPLANKSYASMANMKKVQPKMLEIREKYADDKMKQQQAMMELYKTEKINPLAGCWPVALQIPVFFSLYKVLYITIEMRHAPFFGWIQDLAAPDPTSLFNLFGLIPVTLPHMLMIGVWPLIMGVTMFLQMRMNPTPPDPTQAAIFTWMPIIFTFMMAGFPAGLVIYWAWNNTLSILQQGVIMKRQGAKIELWDNLVALFRKKPSPAE from the coding sequence ATGGAAAACAACCGGAACTTCTTCATCACCATCGCGCTGTCGGTGCTGATCCTGACTTTGTGGCAGGTTTTCTACATGAACCCGCGTGTCGAGGCGCAGCGCGAGGCCGCGCGCGTCGAGCAACAGCGTGTGGAAGAGCAGAAGAAGGCGGCCGAGGCCGCCAATCCGGGTGCTGGAACACCGGCGCCGGCGCCGGGCGCCATTCCCAACGCGCCGGGCGGCGATACCGTCACCGCCGCCGGCCGTGATCAGGCGCTTGCCGCTTCGAAGCGCGTCAAGATCGACACGCCGAGCCTCGAGGGCTCGATCAACCTGACCGGCGCGCGCCTCGACGACCTCAAGCTCAAGCACTACACCGAGACCGTCGACAAGAATTCGCCCGAGATCGAACTGCTCAACCCGTCGACGCTGCCCACCGGCTATTTCGCCGAGATCGGCTTCGTCGGCAATGACAAGACCGGCACGGTACCGGGTGCGGACACGGTGTGGAGCATTGAAGGCAACCCGACGCTGACCCCGTCGACGCCGGTAACGCTGACCTACACCAACGACAAGGGGCTGACCTTCAAGCGCACCTTCTCTGTCGACGGCGACTACATGTTCACGGTCTCGGACACGGTGCAGAATGCCGGTTCCAGCGCGGTTTCGCTGTCGAACTACGGCCGTGTCACCCGCTACGACAAGCCGGCTGTCGCCAGCACCTACGTGCTGCATGAGGGCCTGATCGGTTTCACCGGAGCGGAAGGCCTGCAGGAACACAAATACGCGTCCATCGAGAAGGACAAGGAAGTCAAGCCGGGCAAGTCGACCGACGGCTGGCTTGGCATCACCGACAAATACTGGGCGGTGACGGTGGTTCCGAGCGAGAAGCAGCCGTTCCAGCCGCGCTTCGGCTATTTCGTGGACGGCCGCCACCGCTATCAGTCCGACTTCCTGACCGATCCGATCAATGTCGATGCCGGCCAGTCGGCGACCGTGGAGACCGAGGTCTTCGCCGGCGCCAAGGAAGTCGCCAAGATCAACGCCTATGCCGAAGACCGCCACATCAAGCGGTTCGACCTTCTGATCGACTGGGGCTGGTTCCACTTTATCACCAAGCCGATGTTCTGGCTGATCGACACGCTCTACAAGTTCCTCGGCAATTTCGGCCTGGCGATCCTCGCCACCACCGTCATCGTCAAGGCCATCTTCTTCCCGCTCGCCAACAAGTCCTACGCGTCGATGGCGAACATGAAGAAGGTGCAGCCCAAGATGCTGGAGATCCGCGAGAAATACGCGGACGACAAGATGAAGCAGCAGCAGGCGATGATGGAGTTGTACAAGACCGAGAAAATCAATCCGCTTGCCGGCTGCTGGCCGGTGGCGCTGCAGATTCCGGTCTTCTTCTCGCTCTACAAGGTGCTCTACATCACCATCGAGATGCGCCACGCGCCGTTCTTCGGCTGGATCCAGGATCTGGCGGCGCCCGACCCGACGTCGCTGTTCAACCTGTTCGGCCTGATCCCGGTCACGCTGCCGCATATGCTGATGATTGGTGTCTGGCCGCTGATCATGGGCGTCACCATGTTCCTGCAGATGCGCATGAACCCGACGCCGCCGGATCCGACGCAGGCCGCGATCTTCACCTGGATGCCGATCATCTTCACCTTCATGATGGCGGGTTTCCCGGCCGGCCTCGTCATCTACTGGGCCTGGAACAACACGCTCTCGATCCTCCAGCAGGGCGTGATCATGAAGCGCCAGGGCGCCAAGATCGAACTGTGGGACAATCTGGTCGCGCTGTTTCGAAAGAAACCGTCGCCGGCGGAGTAG
- a CDS encoding ATP-binding protein: MSEANQAGEGIGTAPAAVRTVPLSRGLSTKLLLLTIVFVLLAEVLIFLPWIASYRLSWLKERLSTAAAVSIVLVQGESTSLSRTAQNDVLMAIGAKAIAVRDGGVSRLLVVADMPPQVDEHIDLASVGMIKGMTGALDTLFFGGDRMLRVFGPVGDSDKEFELIMPDYSLRKAMLIYSRNVAFVSLLISLFTAMLVYAAIDLIMIGPIRTMTRSMLSFSEAPDDPGRIIHPAARADEIGVAERELSQMQERLQKMLSEQKHLADLGLAVSKINHDMRNILASAQLMSDRLRQVRDPTVQAFAPKLLRALDRAVSYSEGVLHYGRTQEPPPSRRRVRLRQLVEDVHGLLDIEEGIEFINAVEAAFEVDADSDQLFRVLTNLCRNSVQAMAADTESAVVRRLAVSAERMGSVSRIAVTDTGPGLPPKARENLFAAFRGSARSGGTGLGLAIAHELIRAHGGTVELVESIGGRTTFAVTIPDQPVRLDQARGSLRRPA, encoded by the coding sequence ATGAGCGAAGCCAACCAAGCAGGGGAAGGGATCGGCACGGCGCCAGCCGCCGTCCGCACGGTACCCTTGTCACGCGGCCTGTCGACAAAACTGCTGCTGTTGACCATCGTTTTCGTGCTTTTGGCTGAAGTGCTCATCTTCCTGCCCTGGATCGCCAGTTACCGGCTGAGCTGGCTCAAGGAGCGGCTGAGCACGGCCGCCGCCGTTTCGATCGTGCTGGTGCAGGGCGAGTCCACCTCATTGTCGCGCACGGCCCAGAACGACGTGCTGATGGCGATCGGCGCCAAGGCGATCGCGGTGCGCGACGGCGGCGTCTCGCGGCTTCTGGTGGTGGCGGACATGCCGCCACAGGTCGACGAGCACATCGACCTCGCCAGCGTCGGCATGATCAAGGGCATGACCGGCGCGCTCGACACGCTGTTCTTCGGCGGCGACCGGATGCTGCGCGTTTTCGGACCGGTCGGCGACAGCGACAAGGAATTCGAGCTGATCATGCCGGACTACTCCCTGCGCAAGGCGATGCTCATCTATTCGCGCAACGTCGCCTTCGTCTCGCTGCTGATCTCGCTGTTCACCGCCATGCTGGTCTATGCCGCGATCGATCTGATCATGATCGGGCCGATCCGTACCATGACGCGCTCGATGCTGTCCTTCTCCGAGGCCCCGGACGATCCCGGGCGCATCATCCATCCCGCCGCCCGCGCCGACGAGATCGGCGTTGCCGAACGCGAATTGTCGCAGATGCAGGAGCGGCTGCAAAAGATGCTCTCCGAGCAGAAGCACCTTGCCGACCTCGGCCTGGCGGTCTCGAAGATCAACCACGACATGCGCAACATCCTGGCCTCCGCACAGCTGATGTCGGACCGTCTGCGCCAGGTCAGGGATCCAACCGTGCAAGCCTTCGCGCCGAAGCTTTTGCGCGCGCTCGACCGGGCCGTCTCCTATTCGGAAGGCGTGCTTCACTACGGCCGCACGCAGGAGCCGCCGCCTTCGCGCCGCAGGGTGCGGCTGCGCCAGTTGGTCGAGGACGTGCACGGGCTGCTCGACATCGAGGAGGGCATCGAGTTCATCAACGCGGTCGAGGCTGCTTTCGAGGTGGATGCCGATTCCGATCAGCTGTTCCGGGTGCTCACCAATCTGTGCCGCAACTCGGTGCAGGCGATGGCGGCGGACACCGAGAGCGCGGTGGTGCGGCGGCTCGCGGTCTCGGCCGAGCGCATGGGCAGTGTCAGCCGCATCGCCGTCACCGATACCGGTCCCGGCCTGCCACCGAAGGCGCGCGAGAACCTGTTCGCGGCGTTCCGCGGCTCGGCGCGCAGCGGCGGCACCGGTCTTGGCCTGGCGATCGCGCACGAACTGATCCGTGCGCATGGCGGCACGGTGGAACTGGTCGAATCGATTGGCGGGCGCACCACTTTCGCGGTCACTATCCCCGACCAACCGGTGCGGCTCGACCAGGCGCGCGGCAGCCTGCGCCGTCCGGCGTGA
- the rpmH gene encoding 50S ribosomal protein L34 encodes MKRTYQPSKLVRKRRHGFRARMATKGGRGVVAARRNRGRKRLSA; translated from the coding sequence ATGAAGCGTACCTACCAACCGTCCAAACTCGTCCGCAAACGCCGGCATGGTTTCCGTGCCCGCATGGCCACCAAGGGTGGTCGTGGCGTCGTCGCAGCTCGCCGCAACCGCGGCCGCAAGCGGCTCAGCGCCTAA
- a CDS encoding fasciclin domain-containing protein encodes MCLPSFRTIAISALVASVAIAAPAYAKNPNVGGAPMYTTKNIVENAVNSKDHTTLVAAVKAAGLVDTLQGAGPFTVFAPTNEAFAALPKGTVDTLLKPENKDQLTKVLTAHVVAGKISGAEMMKKAKAMGGKYEMKAVSGDTLTAEVKKGKLYIMDESGGEAKVTIADVNQSNGVIHVVNKVLLPK; translated from the coding sequence ATGTGCTTGCCATCATTCAGGACCATCGCCATTTCGGCCCTTGTCGCCAGCGTGGCGATTGCCGCTCCTGCCTATGCCAAGAACCCGAATGTCGGCGGCGCGCCGATGTACACCACCAAGAACATCGTCGAGAACGCCGTCAATTCGAAGGACCACACGACGCTGGTCGCCGCCGTCAAGGCGGCCGGCCTGGTCGATACCTTGCAGGGCGCCGGACCGTTCACCGTCTTTGCGCCCACCAACGAAGCCTTCGCGGCATTGCCGAAGGGCACCGTCGATACACTGCTGAAGCCTGAAAACAAGGACCAGCTCACCAAGGTTCTGACCGCGCATGTGGTGGCCGGCAAGATTTCGGGCGCCGAGATGATGAAGAAGGCCAAGGCGATGGGCGGCAAATATGAGATGAAGGCCGTCTCCGGCGACACGCTCACCGCCGAGGTCAAGAAGGGCAAGCTCTACATCATGGACGAATCCGGGGGCGAGGCGAAGGTGACCATCGCCGACGTCAACCAGTCGAACGGCGTCATCCATGTCGTCAACAAGGTGCTCTTGCCGAAGTAG
- the rnpA gene encoding ribonuclease P protein component has protein sequence MPATGKPVGQNPKRLLKRAEFLAVRRGEKRRGRFFLVEVLDRGDGGVPRVGYTVTKKVGNAVVRNRVRRRLREAVRTHAADDMAPGNDYVIVGRDDALRAPFGQLKAELSRRLRGTR, from the coding sequence TTGCCCGCAACCGGCAAGCCAGTGGGGCAAAATCCCAAGCGGCTTCTGAAACGCGCGGAATTCCTGGCCGTCCGTCGTGGTGAGAAGCGACGCGGGCGGTTTTTCCTCGTCGAGGTCCTTGACCGCGGCGATGGCGGCGTGCCGCGTGTCGGCTACACCGTTACCAAGAAGGTCGGCAACGCTGTTGTGCGCAACCGCGTCAGGCGGCGGCTGAGAGAAGCCGTCCGCACCCATGCCGCAGATGACATGGCGCCCGGCAATGATTATGTCATCGTCGGGCGCGATGATGCGCTGCGCGCCCCCTTCGGCCAGTTGAAGGCCGAACTCTCCCGCCGACTTCGCGGAACACGATAG